The nucleotide sequence CTTGAACCTCGAACCTTATTTTTACTGTTTATTCAGATATCCCTTCCTAAAAGCTATATAAAGATGATGCTTGGTTTCTCGTATTTCTGATAACGCTCGATTTATTCCTTCTAAATAGATATTGATATGCTTATTACTCCATCCTTCAGCAAGGTTTGCTGGGCTTGAGTTTGATGACCGACGTATCTGCGACCCTAACTCGTAAAGTTCGTGTTTTGGAAATGTATAACTGAGCTCACATATCTCCAGATGCAATTCACACAACTTTTAGTATACCTCTAAATCCTCATAACTCCTTATCTTTCTCTTTTCCATTTACCTTAATTCTTGAACCTTGAACCTTTTTATCCGAAAACCTTCCAGTTATTGTGAAAAATATTATTATTCTATAGTATACCCCTATGGGATTATGTCAACAAATTTTTTTAAATTTCTTTAATTTCTTCTTTCTGTCATTGCGAGCAACCCTGAATCAAGTTCAGGGGAAGCAATCTCGCTGGATTGCTTCGTCGCTTTGCTCCTCGCAATGACATTTCCATTCTCCTTTGTGCTCCGCAGAGGAGTGAGACCACTTGTGGTGTCATTGACAGCACAAGTGCTGTCACTCCAATACCATCATTGACAATTATCAATTAACCATTCACAATTAACAATTATACTGAACACTGCCATTAACTGAGCTATTTAGGGACGGTTTATTTTCATCGTTTTCCCTGTGATTTCTTTTGGAAATTAGAAATTAGGTCTTCACTTCTTTCCCCAATTTCTAATTTCTAATTTCATATCCATTTTTTAACCGCAAGCTTTCACGCTAAAGTGAACCATTTCTAAAATCGCAATTTGTAACGGTGTTAAGTATAATATACCTCAAATTCTGAATTTTGTCAAGAGGAAATTACGGCAAATTTTGTTATTCTCAGTTTGAGATTAATACTTATTATCCCTACCTGCTGCAACCATTCATCACAGTTAATATGAGTGGCTATCCTTAGTTTTGAGTTTAACATCCTGATTTATCAGGGTGACCTAACTAATATTCTTACCATAAAAAACATTCTTCCTCATTTTTTATCATACCCCTTTTGAATTTTCCCTTTATGTGTACACTCCTTTAAAATAGTATTACGAAAGTAATGAGCTTCTTGAAAATTAGGATTAATTTCTATTGCTTTTCTCACAGATACAATTGCTTTGTTATATTCTTTAATATAATAATAAAACTCTCCCTTTGCCATATAAGCAAATGCATAATTCTCTATTATTTTCTTTTCTATCGGAGTAGAGGGGTATTTTCTATTAATTTTGCCCTTATGAATACCTCTTAGATTTAAATCCACCTCTTTAAATTCTTCACACATCTTATCTAAGGTTACTTCCCTCTTTAATATCCGAAGCATTATATTTTCTCCAGGAATTAATTGATAATTGCTAAAAAGTTCTTGATTCCATGTATAAATAGGATATTTATCAATATTGTGAACTATTAGATTATTTAATCTTTCTCTTTTAATTTTCTCTAGTTTCATCTCTCTATCTCTTTGTTGAGAAGGAAAATTAATAACTAAGTAAGGATAGTTCTTTTTAAGTAAATCAATATACCATTCCTCCACTAATCCAACATAAATAACTATAGCTACATCAGAACGGTAATTTTCAACCCATTGTATATAAGCGGAAGGAAAAACTACCTCATCATATCCTAATGTTAAAATGACCAGCGATTTCTCTTTTAGAGGTTTTAAAATATTTCTATTATAATCATAAGCTAAATAATAGTTATTATAATTATTACTCTGATAATGTATAGAAAAGGAAAGAATTGGAAGGAATAAAATAAAAATATAAAGTATGTGTATGTGTAATTTTATTTTATTCCTATAGATAGGATAAACCCCTCTTACTACTACTTCTCTTGCTCCTAATCCGATTAATATTGAAAATATT is from bacterium and encodes:
- a CDS encoding four helix bundle protein; its protein translation is MCELHLEICELSYTFPKHELYELGSQIRRSSNSSPANLAEGWSNKHINIYLEGINRALSEIRETKHHLYIAFRKGYLNKQ